A section of the Paenibacillus aurantius genome encodes:
- a CDS encoding NADP-dependent oxidoreductase, with the protein MALKPYSISFDEAATISGGAATAWQALIHDGGLQAGERVLIHGAAGGVGLFAVQFAKWKGAHVIGTASAANVDFVRSLGADIVIDYSSTSFEQVVQDVDLVLDTVGGETLERSWAVIKSGGTLISLLEQPSLEKAQELGIRALKPSRLSTSEDLKAIVQLMEEGIVKTIIAGTFPLYEAGLAHEMSQRGHGRGRIVLHVSD; encoded by the coding sequence GTGGCTCTTAAGCCTTATTCCATCAGCTTTGATGAGGCAGCAACGATATCAGGTGGTGCAGCAACCGCTTGGCAGGCACTAATACATGATGGAGGGCTGCAAGCAGGAGAACGGGTCCTGATTCATGGAGCTGCTGGGGGAGTCGGATTATTTGCTGTCCAATTCGCCAAATGGAAAGGTGCGCATGTAATTGGGACAGCTTCTGCGGCAAATGTGGATTTTGTACGGTCATTGGGAGCAGATATAGTGATCGATTATTCCTCTACATCGTTTGAACAAGTCGTGCAGGATGTGGACCTTGTTCTTGACACCGTGGGAGGGGAAACGCTTGAACGCTCATGGGCTGTAATAAAATCCGGAGGAACTCTTATTTCCTTATTGGAACAACCGTCATTGGAAAAAGCGCAGGAGTTGGGCATCAGGGCATTAAAACCGAGCCGTCTTTCCACAAGTGAAGATTTGAAAGCCATTGTTCAATTAATGGAAGAGGGGATCGTGAAGACCATCATTGCCGGAACATTTCCTTTGTATGAAGCCGGTCTTGCCCACGAAATGAGCCAACGAGGACACGGACGTGGTCGTATAGTGCTTCATGTTTCAGATTAA